The nucleotide sequence CTAATTAAGCTTGATTAGGAAGTTCCTACCGGGCATTTTGGCCCAGCTCCTGTGCCGGCGTACATCCCTATGGCTCCGTGACCGGAGTTCAACCTGAAACTCAATAAAAAAACCTTCCAAGTCTAAATATATTTCACTTTACACAGTGATCAAATGAACAACTTTACAGTAGGGAATTAGGGTTACCTTGGAATTTGGCAGTTGAAAGACTTTAAGGATGCCATGTCCAGGGATGAAGATGCTGGAAGTAGGGAAGTCGCCAAGTTAATGTTAGCGGCTGCAAATGAGGCATCCGAGCCATTGGCCTCGCTAGTCACGTTGGGAAAGGCGGAGGATGTGTACTCTCCGGCAGCCTTTGTTGGAGACGCAAAAGGACTATCAGGAAGATTGTGCTCCAAACTGTATGCACTCAATTATAAGATCCATTAGCTTCAACACATTGTCCAAAGTCCATAAAATCTTTCACTATGGGCATATATCAACAAAGAATATGCAAAACCCGGCTTACCCTTCAAGCAAATCACTGATATCGTCTTGGGGGCTCTCCTTACCACTACCATTGCTACTTCGGCTACCACTACCACTTTCGTCATTGTTGGCCATCATATCTTTACCTAGAACAGCGGCAGCTGCTTCCTTAAGAAGCTGATCAGCATCCACTGCTGGAGTCATGTGTGGCATCGGAGAAGAACAGTTATCTGCAATCAAGAGCATATAAACATTAGCAACTGCATTGAACCATGAAATCGTTTTGTAATCACTGTATGAGTGACAACATGAGTACCGTGGGGAACTTCTTGGCCGTTATGAACCGAAGGAAGCACTAGGTTTCGACTGAACATGTTGGGAGACTGGGTAGGGGAGTGAATCGGACTGCTGGCAGAGAGCGCGCGGTGGTGATGCTTCTTGACATCAAGTAGCTGCAGGCCCATCAGTCTTCGACTTTGAATTTCAAGTGCTTGCAACTCAGCTTGCTCCTCCAGCTTCCTCCTCCACAGCATGTCTTGAGAATTGTAAAACATCTTTGCTCCtataattcaaaataaataatttaactaATTTAACATGTGACTGAAGGAATTCATATCTTCCATGCGTCTGGAAATTAATAAataacagaatgtaaataagtTTGTTTAATTAGCTAACCTAGCTGGAGATCGTAAGGGTCTCTACCATCCAGCCCAGTAGGTGTACCACAGGGAGACAAATCTCCTCTTTCCACTTGTTGCTGTTGTTTCCTGGAAAATTAATAACATGCAAACACCATTATTAGCTTATTATCCactaaattataattaattttaggTAATGATATAATAACTAGTGGAATAAGTAGAACAAGATCAAACGAGATTGTGAGAGAGTAGTTGTACTTTTCATGAGCTTTGCCCTTCTCCTTGTAAGGCTTGACAAGCACTCTAGCATCACAAACAAAATGAGGGTTCCCTTTGGCCAAAATCAGCTTCACCGTGTCCGGGTACAAGAATGTAACGAATCCAAACATCCTCTTCTGCTGGTATGGGATTCTCACGTCTTGGACCGGCCCGTAAATGCTTCAATTTTTTGGCAATTAACAACAGCAAACTAAGTCAGCAATACGAAAACCTGTTTCACCATGACCTTCAAATGACACTAATACAGGTACACAAaatcaagtaaaaaaataaCCTGAAATAGTTTGAGACATCTTCCTCTCTGAAAGTGCTATCGGCCGGGAAAGTCAAATATATCTGCCTTGAAGCCGGGTTCACAATCCCCGCACCGCCATTCATCGACAAATCGGATCTTTCGAGGCGGGATCGGCTGAACTTGTGCATATCATCACCCATCATCAAGGCAGCTGCCGCAGCCCTACAAatacaaagaacaaaaaagatCAACCTAATAATTATTCAACACAAATGATTAAAAGATAGGAGctttaattaatttccaaaaacGTTAAGAACTTCAGTAAATCATGCACCTTTGGGAATCAGTTTGTTGCTGCTGAAGAAGGAAGTTCATGCACTTGGAGGAGTAAGGGAAGGAATTGGCTGACGCTGCCATAAGCTGAGATGCAGCAGCAAGCCTCTGCTGCTGAGCGGTTTTAGATCTGAGAAGCGCTTCATGGTCCATCATTTCCAGCTTGCTCGGCGACCCAACAACCACCTGTCCACCGCCGTCGACGACGGGGTCTCCAAGCCCGCCGCTGTGCAAGAACCTGCAGCTGGCTCCGTTCTTGCAGTAGCCTCTGGCGAAATACAGGCAGGGTTTCCACCCAAACCCTGAGTTGGGGTCCTCCAAGCACACGTCGCTGACTGAGCAACTTCGTCGGTCGAGCGGcccaccaccgccaccgcctCCACCACCCCAATTAGCAGAGCCGTGCAAGGAGGAGAAAAGGTTCGGATCAGAAGCGGTGGTAGGACTGGAAGACAAGTTGGACTGTGGGTAGAAAAAATCAGGCGACTTGGGTCCCACCATTGGTGGTGGACAGCCATCGTTGAGGAAGGAGAGCTGCTCTTGGAGCTGAAACTCATCCATCACATCAGCTGGAACTCCTCCATTACTACCTCCATAGAAGCTGCTGATTTCTTCTTGGGTTCTGAGCTCGGAGAGAGCAGCCCAGGaagcggaggaagaagaagggttGGGGATAGTGAGAGAGAGCCTCGAGGCGGAAGAGCAAGAGTTCTGCCTGGAGATAGCGATGGGGTTTGTGAAGGGGGAAGGAGAAGGAGTGGAAGGAGTGGAAGGAGAGTTTGATGATAAGGGCACTCCCAGCTCCTTCCTTGACTTGAGAATGACCGAGTGGAGAAAGGCTTCAGGTCCAAAAGCTAGCCTTATCATTTCCTTCTCGCCATGGTCTTGTATCAGAAGCAGACCCATGATTTTTGAAGCATTTTCTGGGTCCAAATTTTGGATCCTCGAGAACACAATTCTTGTAGCTTCATAGGAGTCCATGGCGGATAGAGAAGTTGGGTTGGTGTGTGTGTTGGAACTGGAACttcactcccaccaccaaccCTAAAAAATTTGTGTTTCTTGAGAGGAACAAGCGAAAGTTTCTTTTTCCCAACCCTTTCACCCACCAACTTGTTTTTGTGACGAGTGGGAGGAGGCAGAGCACAACAGAGAGAGAGTGTTTCTTTCTATCTTAATGTTCCTGCAAAACCCAAGAACGGAAGAATTAATTAACCAAAGgtatagagagagaagaaaaagaaaagaaatatatatatatatatatataaatatatataaaagttgGAGTGTGAAAAGTAGTATTCTCGTGTGGTTTGATTGATTAAAAGGAAGGAACAGGCAACCAAGCTGAAGCTGGAGAgatgggggagagagagagagagttatccTTCAATTGTTGAAAGGAAATGAAAggaaaacagaaaaaagaaagaagcttTGGGGGGTGTGGGGGTTGAAATTTTCTCCAAGCAATTAAAGTGGAGGAAAGTTGGGAGGACTCGGTAAGCATAAAGAAATAGCAATAAAACTGAAAGTCTGAAcccaaatgaaatgaaaatccccAACAAATAATCAGTCactaaaaataatttgaaactAAAACCAAAATCTGAGACTAAAAGTAACGCTTACCCGCTAAGTACGAAAGGAGTAAGAGTGTTCTGGTTTCTCTGCGTCTTCCTGCAGCTCAACTACTTGAAACATATTATTTGctataaattgtataaaatccCAAAGCTTATAGCTATGGAAATCCCAGTCAAATTTTTACTACAAAAGCCAAACCACCGCCTTTTCTTGCTAGTTTCTAGCCCCTCTTTTGCTGCAGCAGAAGAACCATCAATCCCTTCGCTGCTGCCActgtttctgctgctgctgcactACTGAGTTTTTGGGTTCTGagctcactttctctctctagctttGGTTCGGCTTGGATTTTCTTCTCCCTCCTTGTATCTCTTTATTTCTCCGTTGCGTTTCTCTGGCCCTTGAAGTTTACAGGGGACAAAAACCGACtgatgagagacagagagagagataaagtaTTCGGGGTGTCCGAGTCTGGTGTATTGAGTGGGATCCAGATCTGTGTGCTTGCTTCAAATACTGCACGTTCTCTAGCCCCTAACCTCTGACACTCTCTAAaactctatctctctctaatttctcattctaattttatttttatttcccaACCCAGAAACACCCTGGTTTGACTCCACGCGATCGTGTGGGGAGGTCAAGACACGCGCCAATGGTGATGacttagagcagttccaccgccCAGTACCACCGGGGCTGATGTcagccacttttttttttttttttttttcctttttttggcGCCAGAGAGGGAGTTGTTGTGGAGGCTGATAGCAGAGTTGGTCGAGGCGGGAGAGGTGTCGGGAGGGAAGGAGCCACAGAGGGAGAAAGACGGGAGGACAAAGAGGACGATGAAGAGGTGTGGAGATGCAGTAGTTGAAGCTCGTTGAGGGTGTAGAGGACCTTGTTGTTGAGGTCGGCTTGGGATTTGAAGGACAGGAAGGCGACTACGTCGGAGGATGGGAGGAGGAGGTTTGGAGGCGACGATgggaatggaatggaagtgcAGGGGTGGACGGCAGTGGGGACAAGAAAGAGGTGGaagatgagaaaataaaaatattttaataatattattattagtttatttttttataaagttagaaattaaaaataaaattattattttatattattttataataaaaataataatattttaataaaattgactaaactatttttttgttaGAGACCAAGATGCATTTGATCTATTATTGTTTGTTAATGTCTATTACTATTCACTAAATGGATTAAATAAGCTGGATAATGACGTATTTTTTTAAGGACAGATTTGCTCTCAAGGGCGGGACCAGGGTTTGACAGAGGGAGCATCTGTATGGTGATTGCAGTGTGTGGTTGCACGCTCTTGGGGTTTGGTTTCATGGACGGATTCTATCTGTGTTTTGTGGGTGAGTCAACGTCTCTACAAAAGTTTGAAAgtgaaattagaaaaattaataaactatCAAGCTTTATTAGGTTGATTGATCTACAAATGGGATTTTCTGGGTGTCTTGTTTGGAATTgggtaaaataattaaaagcaatTTTGGATTACCGAAAAACATTTGTTATCATAACTATTTGAATATActtttaaattaatcaaaaacGTTTCAGAACATCAAATTCGCTTCTAATTATGTTTAACAGAAACACTTTTACTAAAACTGATTTTAAACGAGCTTCTTTCAAAGAAATAATTCTAAATGATCTCTTAAAGtgagttttcaaaaaattacatgttttgttaaaaaattgCTTTCAAACGAGGTACAAAAGTCAAAAATTTTGCCAACATCTGGCTCATCATTAAGGGTCACTGGTGGTCATGTCCCACtctctttaaaataattgacaCATTGGTGGTGGTTTATGATACTATAATGCCTAAATATGTGACaagatgagaaatttttcaatatatttagattacaattttatacaataagtgttataatataagtggttaaattttttttttagtattcaacaatttttttatgaTACTTAATGTACCAGATTGTATTTTCAGCACACTaaaaattttctccaaaaagAGAGAACGGGTTTTGAACTACAAAAGGTATGGGGATTTGTATAGGATAGGGAGGCATGGTTCTAGCTCTTGCATTTTTGCTCTCtcacttgtttttgttttttaaattttgaacaagATGCCccacaaacaaataaatgatGACTGAATCCATCCCCTATCTCCTCTCCTTTTTCTCACTCATCAAACACCCAACTCATACCACATTATAATTTTGAGGCAATGAGCCTCAATCACTTTTCTCCCCAaccttttttatgtttattacTCAGTTATATGCACAAAGAAAGATAAAGGAGGGAGCACAAAATTGTTGCCTCTTGGTTGTGAGTAACAAAAGTAGTTGGGACTTGAAAAGTGTTAGCTTTCCTTAGAGAAAGATAGGGAACCAGGAAGCCTCCACATGGGGTGTGTGACCACTCTCATAATTCTACTTTCAAGCAAATATTCATCTTGTGTGGTTATGTATTAATGTACCCTTTTCTAATTAACATGTGGGAGATGTATGTCAATTTGCACCACACATTTTAGTCTTACATTATGAATGTATTAGGTATGGTGATGGAAATGAGTAAGTTATAGATATCATGAAATCGTCAATTAAATTTGTATGGTTTATTGGCTGAAACAATCAGTTATACATGCTTATTATTGAAACGGTTACTTTTCAATACTTGGTTCATATATCGTCTGGATTGATATGGCATGTGTACTTGATTTTGACCAGTCCAGCAGTTAAGATTTATAAATGGACCGTTTCAGTCAAGTTCTCAAATTATTATTCACGTAATTAGTATGAGACTTACAATTTGATGACATAATATATCAAACTATTCAAGTAAATGACCACTAATGAGGAAAAGTAAAGtgacatttaataattaaaataaattcagAATACAATTTCACGATAATGTAACTGAAAAAATATTACACAATCAAATAAGAGATCATTTCCAAACATGCACACATTACCAATACCAAAATGGTGATGATCCTTTTTACAAGGAGTACTTTATGCTCCATGACCTTGTCTTTATTTTATCTCcctaaattcaaaacaaaacaattgcATGTTTTTAGCTCCCTAATCACAACATTCTTTGCTTGTCCATTCCGCGCGTGACATTTTGAAGCTTATTACAAGCGCGTGGGAACTCATACACTTTGTTTGTATAATCTAGTGTATGATTGCCACTGGCCCATgaatgtatttttaaaatttaatgtgctTTGGTGGTGGGGTCATATGTATCAATTATCAAAACTGTTCTCTATCATTACCAGGTGCagacataaaatataaaaaggtgCATTTTTGCGTATTATTATTTAGTGTAATGTATATTTATTATTCTATTTATTATTGTtagataagtttgaattttgatatttgtaCTTATTCACTACACAAATCTCTAAATTCAAAatcatctaacggtgataaataggaTAATGAACATATACCACACTAAAtaatggtgagcaaaaatgctctttAAAATATAAGAGCTTATTTGAAATTATTAAGGAGAAATGGCAAGAGATTATATCAAAATTTTGATAAGACTTTTTACAGATTATTTGTAatcttatatttttttgaaaaaaaaattattatcagcacttcaaaaatttcattctacacttctcacaagtgtatttttctttctaattatagaaagtttgaagtgccaaatgagatttttagagtgataataacaatttcctttttAGATAATATTTTATGAGTAATGATATAGAGATTAAaactttaaattaaattttgtaaatcaaataatgtggatgttaatgattaaattattacttaagttgttgattaacgtacttattttatATTGGTGAGACTTCATTTGATTTGgaaatttgattttggtttgaaaattagattaaaattttggtctcctgAGTGTTATCCATATATTATAATGTTGCACataaattaatgttaaattgtGAAGTGGTTGGGAGTCCATAGAAAGATCCACTTTAAGAGAGTTTCCTTATCAATTCTCATTACCAAGTTGCATTTAGAAGtacaaaattgttattagcTCTCAaataatctcattttgcactctaaactttctataattagaaagaaaaatacacttgtgagtaGTAGTTCCCTAgccacttttttttatttattatttggtcAATTAGTTCTCTAGCTACTTAGtactagtgatattcctcttcacttgtaagtgagaggttttaggttcgattctcgtcaaatgcgAGTTTGAACTACAGTATTGCTAATTAGGCTAAACTCACCACTTCTCTCTTAGTATAGATATTATCGTTTGTTGAAAAAATAGCAATTCTCTAAAAGTACATTGTAAATCTATATTTGCATATTGTCATTTTAAgctcttttaaagtattttattttaaaacaagTAGTGGAGTATTTTGgtggtttaatttttaatccaCTGTGTTTAAGAAGTTCAAATTGTCTTCTTTATCGAAGTGTaagttaaaataataata is from Pyrus communis chromosome 10, drPyrComm1.1, whole genome shotgun sequence and encodes:
- the LOC137747391 gene encoding zinc finger CCCH domain-containing protein 53-like, encoding MDSYEATRIVFSRIQNLDPENASKIMGLLLIQDHGEKEMIRLAFGPEAFLHSVILKSRKELGVPLSSNSPSTPSTPSPSPFTNPIAISRQNSCSSASRLSLTIPNPSSSSASWAALSELRTQEEISSFYGGSNGGVPADVMDEFQLQEQLSFLNDGCPPPMVGPKSPDFFYPQSNLSSSPTTASDPNLFSSLHGSANWGGGGGGGGGPLDRRSCSVSDVCLEDPNSGFGWKPCLYFARGYCKNGASCRFLHSGGLGDPVVDGGGQVVVGSPSKLEMMDHEALLRSKTAQQQRLAAASQLMAASANSFPYSSKCMNFLLQQQQTDSQRAAAAALMMGDDMHKFSRSRLERSDLSMNGGAGIVNPASRQIYLTFPADSTFREEDVSNYFSIYGPVQDVRIPYQQKRMFGFVTFLYPDTVKLILAKGNPHFVCDARVLVKPYKEKGKAHEKKQQQQVERGDLSPCGTPTGLDGRDPYDLQLGAKMFYNSQDMLWRRKLEEQAELQALEIQSRRLMGLQLLDVKKHHHRALSASSPIHSPTQSPNMFSRNLVLPSVHNGQEVPHDNCSSPMPHMTPAVDADQLLKEAAAAVLGKDMMANNDESGSGSRSSNGSGKESPQDDISDLLEGLEHNLPDSPFASPTKAAGEYTSSAFPNVTSEANGSDASFAAANINLATSLLPASSSLDMASLKSFNCQIPRLNSGHGAIGMYAGTGAGPKCPVGTS